The genomic window ATCAAGATTCGCCAGCAGGCGCGAGTCTTCCATGTCCACCACCAGGCGATCAGGGTTATCCAGACTAAACACCTTGTGTTTCACCGGTCCCGAGAGATCAAACACCAGACGTGTATGGTCCGGCGCGAGCCAGATGCGCACATTCTTGATTTCAGCCGCCATCGCCGGAGTGCCCAGCAGCAGTGCTGCCAGAACCCCCAAAATCCCCTTCATCCTGCCCCTCAACCGCGTTACCCCTGTTTTGCGATCCGGTCATTGTCCGCTAGCAAAGACGCCAGAATCTGCTGTCCCCGTGCTGTCTGTGCATGGCACTCAATACTGCGCCCCTGACCTTCGACCGAGATTGTCACCTCCAGATCCGGTCGCGGCAACCAGCCCGCGCCCCGCTGGGGCCACTCAATCAGACAGAGGTCGTCGTCTTCGAAATAGTCCCTGATCCCCAGATACTCAAGCTCTTCAGGGTCTGCCAGACGATACAGATCGAAATGATACAACCTGCGCCCCCCCAGATCATAGGGTTCCACCAAAGTATAGGTCGGACTTTTGACCGAACCATGGTGGCCATAGGCACGCAAGATCCCACGACAGAGCGTGGTCTTGCCCATCCCCAGATCCCCGTGCAGGAATAGGATCCCGCGCCCGGCGCAGGCCCGCCCCAGCACCTCACCAAAGTTCACCATGGCGTCTTCATGCCTGGCGCCGTATACAAATCGTTCTGTCATCGTATTGATCCGCTAGCTGAACCGGCATCCGGCCCGGATAAACTTATTCGTGCAGTCCGCTCACCAGCGCCTGGATGCGCGGCAACAGATCTCCCGGCAGCAGACCGCGCTCACCGCACTCCGCGGCCTGCATATCGCCTGCACGGGCATGTACATAAACCCCCAGGCGCGCCGCATCGACGGGCTTGAGCCCCTGCGCCCATAAACCGCCGATGATACCGGCCAGCACATCCCCCATGCCACCCACTGCCATGCCGGGGTTGCCCGCCGCGCACAGATGCAGCGCATCGCCATCGCAGCTCAGGGTTCCGGCGCCCTTGAGCACCGCCACGCCACCGCAGTTTGCCTGCAGTCGCTCAACGGAGGCAAATCGGTCCTGGTTCACAGCAGCGGCATCATCGGCCAGCAGGCGGGCGGCTTCGCCCGGGTGCGGCGTCAGTATCCAGTTGGCGCGCCGGGCGCTGTGCAGCCAGTTTTTCTCAGCCAGCAGATTCAGGCCATCGGCGTCCACCACCATGGGTTTTTCGCTCTGCAGGGCCTGCAGCAGCAGCTGATCACCCCAGGCATTGCGCCCCAGGCCCGGCCCTATCACCAGAATATCCGCCCGTTCCAGTAGCGGCTCCAGATCCTGACCGGAATTCACGCCGTGCACCATCAGCTCGGGCTGACGCGCCAGCGCGGCCGACACATATTCAGGCCTGATGGCCAGGGAAACCAGGCCTGCGCCACTGCGCAACGCCGCCTGGGCGGCGAGAATACCCGCGCCACCAAACCCCAGATCACCGCCAATGACCATGACATGACCGGAATCGCCCTTGTGACTGCTGCGACGACGGGGCCCCAGCGCCTGGGCCAGATCTTCGGTCTGGGTGCGAAAAGCACTGACCGGCACATCCTCATACACAGCTTCCGGTACCAGCAGGCCGTCAAACTCCACCTGGCCGGTATAATCCACCGCCTGATGGGTAAAGAGCCCCTGCTTGAGACCAATAAAAGTGATGGTCACCGCAGCCCGAACTGCCATTCCGAGTACCGCGCCTGTATCACTGCACAGCCCGGAAGGAATATCCACCGCCAGCACCGGCTGCGGACTGCGGTTGCAGTGCCGAATCGCCCGCTCCGCTGCACCGCGCACCGGCCCGGCAAGGCCAGTACCCAGCATGGCGTCCACCAGCACCTCACCGCGCAGCTCTAGTTCAGACGTATAGGCCTGAGCTTCCACGCCCAGCGCCTGGCTCCAGCGCCAGGCATCCAGCGCCTCACCCCGCAGCTTGCGTTCAAAATCATCATCACCCACACAGAGCAGCTGCACATCTAGCCCACGCTGATGCGCCAGACCCGCGACCACAAAGCCATCGCCGCCGTTATTGCCGCTACCGCACAGAATGGTCAGCGACTGCAGCTGCGGCCAATGATGCAGCAGGGTCGCGAAGGTCGCATGGCCGGCACGCTGCATCAGCTTGAAGCCCGGCAGGCCGTATTGTTCGATGGCGGTCTGATCCAGCGCGCGACTTTGTTGTGCCGTGTATAATGTGGCCGGCAGTTCCGCTCTCATGACAGGCATAGGTATCTCCTTGAATTGGCCACATTATAAAGGATCGTCCGGCGGACGATACACGTCATGAACCGGCTTTCACCTGAACAGCTCAGCCAACTGGCCGCGCAGATTAAAAACTGGGCGCAGGAACTCGGTTTTCAGCAGTGTGGCATTACCGGCACCGACCTTTCAGCCGAAGGCCCCAAGTTGCAGGCCTGGCTCGATCAGGGCTATCAGGGCGACATGGGCTATCTGGAAAACCACTTCGAAAAACGGCTGGACCCGTCACTGCTGGTGCCGGGCACGCAGCGCATTATCTCGGTACGCATGGACTACCTGCCCCCCGACACCCAGACACTGAAAATCCTAAAGCAGCCCGACAAGGCCTATATAGCCCGCTACACCCTTGGGCGTGATTACCACAAGACCCTGCGCAAGCGCCTGACCCGCCTGGGCCAGCGCATCGAGGAGGCCTGCGAAACCCTGGGATATCGCGCCTTTGTCGACAGCGCCCCTGTGCTGGAACGCCCGCTGGCCCGCGAAGCCGGTATCGGCTGGCAGGGCAAGCACAGCCTGATCCTCAACCGCGAAGCCGGCTCCTGGTTTCTGCTGGGCGAGCTGTTCATCGACCTGCCGCTGCCGGTGGATGCGCCCTACACCGAGGATCACTGTGGCCGCTGCAGCGCCTGCATGGACGTCTGCCCGACCCAGGCATTTCCGGCACCCCATGTACTGGATGCCAGGCGCTGCATCTCCTACCTGACCATCGAGTACAAGGGCAGCATCGACCCCGAGCTGCGCCCGCTGATGGGTAATCGCATCTTTGGCTGCGACGACTGCCAGCTGATCTGCCCCTGGAACCGCTTTGCCAGCCACAGCACTGAAACGGACTTCAAGCCCCGCCACCAGCTGGACGATATAGACCTGACCGAGCTATTTGGCTGGGATGAAGCCCAGTTTCTGCACAAGACCGAAGGCTCGGCCATTCGGCGCACCGGTTACCAGGGCTGGCTGCGAAATAT from Marinobacterium aestuarii includes these protein-coding regions:
- the tsaE gene encoding tRNA (adenosine(37)-N6)-threonylcarbamoyltransferase complex ATPase subunit type 1 TsaE; this encodes MTERFVYGARHEDAMVNFGEVLGRACAGRGILFLHGDLGMGKTTLCRGILRAYGHHGSVKSPTYTLVEPYDLGGRRLYHFDLYRLADPEELEYLGIRDYFEDDDLCLIEWPQRGAGWLPRPDLEVTISVEGQGRSIECHAQTARGQQILASLLADNDRIAKQG
- a CDS encoding bifunctional ADP-dependent NAD(P)H-hydrate dehydratase/NAD(P)H-hydrate epimerase produces the protein MPVMRAELPATLYTAQQSRALDQTAIEQYGLPGFKLMQRAGHATFATLLHHWPQLQSLTILCGSGNNGGDGFVVAGLAHQRGLDVQLLCVGDDDFERKLRGEALDAWRWSQALGVEAQAYTSELELRGEVLVDAMLGTGLAGPVRGAAERAIRHCNRSPQPVLAVDIPSGLCSDTGAVLGMAVRAAVTITFIGLKQGLFTHQAVDYTGQVEFDGLLVPEAVYEDVPVSAFRTQTEDLAQALGPRRRSSHKGDSGHVMVIGGDLGFGGAGILAAQAALRSGAGLVSLAIRPEYVSAALARQPELMVHGVNSGQDLEPLLERADILVIGPGLGRNAWGDQLLLQALQSEKPMVVDADGLNLLAEKNWLHSARRANWILTPHPGEAARLLADDAAAVNQDRFASVERLQANCGGVAVLKGAGTLSCDGDALHLCAAGNPGMAVGGMGDVLAGIIGGLWAQGLKPVDAARLGVYVHARAGDMQAAECGERGLLPGDLLPRIQALVSGLHE
- the queG gene encoding tRNA epoxyqueuosine(34) reductase QueG, translated to MNRLSPEQLSQLAAQIKNWAQELGFQQCGITGTDLSAEGPKLQAWLDQGYQGDMGYLENHFEKRLDPSLLVPGTQRIISVRMDYLPPDTQTLKILKQPDKAYIARYTLGRDYHKTLRKRLTRLGQRIEEACETLGYRAFVDSAPVLERPLAREAGIGWQGKHSLILNREAGSWFLLGELFIDLPLPVDAPYTEDHCGRCSACMDVCPTQAFPAPHVLDARRCISYLTIEYKGSIDPELRPLMGNRIFGCDDCQLICPWNRFASHSTETDFKPRHQLDDIDLTELFGWDEAQFLHKTEGSAIRRTGYQGWLRNIAIALGNSNGGAEVIAALQARLSDPSPLVQEHVQWALAQLQERAATHTTEVARAVGMHPAHPILDHPRARKLAD